GTTCGTGGTCGACGTGGGGGACCGGCGAGGTGAAGCCGTCGGCCTCGAGGTCGATCGAGCGGTCGTCGCTCTCGGACCCGGTCCGCCCGTAGGAGAGCGACCGGCCGACGGCGCTCTGGTTGCGGTCGGGCGCGATGACGGTTACTGTTGCAACCTCGGTCAGGGCGTCGTACAGCGCCCGGATGCCGGGCGCGTCGATCCCGTCGTCGTTCGTCAGGAGGACGTGGGGCGCGTCGTGGGGATCCATTCGTCGTAGTCGTGGCATGGACGGCGAGCTACCTATCGGTTCGGTTCCGCGGCGACGCGTCCGCGGGCGGCTCAGGAACCGGTGTCGAACGTGTCAGTCCCGTCGTCGACCGCGCCGGCCCCACTGTCGACCGCGTCGGTCCGCTCTCCGACCGCGTCGGCGAGTCTCGTCCCGCAGTTCGGACAGTACCGCGAGCCCGCGTCGACGGCGGCCTCGCAGTCGGGACAGACGACGGTGGCGCTCGAGGAACGTCCGCTCGCGAGGTCTTCGCCGCAGTCCGGGCAGTAGGCGGCGTCCGGCGAGGCGCTGGCGCCGCAGTTCGGACAGTCCCGGCCGTCCTCCCAGAGGACGCGCCGCCGGGAGTTCGCGACGTAGTTGTAGGCGCCCCAGACGACGTTTCCGAGTCCCATCGAGAACCAGAACGTCAGGATCGCGACCAGCAGGTGCGAGACCAGCGATCCGAACTCTCGGTCGACCATCACCACGTGATCGGGCGCCTCCTCCTCGATCGTCCACCCCCGAGCGACGAGCTCGTCGATCTCCCGTTGCAGTCGCGTACTTCGCGCGGATGTGCTGCGCATGGGGGTTGTAGGACTCCAGCGGACAAAAGCCTAGTAGCGGTCGTCGCTGCACCTTTGCGGGTCGCACTCGCCGAGAACGTCGGTCGCCTTTCCGAGACCCGTCGCCGGGAGCGGCGTTCGCACGCGCTGATAGAACGCGCCAGTTTACCCTCGAGGGCGTCCTACGGGACGTATGATCGACTTCGTTCAGTCCGTCACGATGGCCGTCTCGATCGCCCAGGCGAATCCGAACCCGGGAGTCGACGTCGACGTCGGCGCGCCGGTCGGTCTCGTCGGCGGCGCGGTCGGCGCGTTCCTGACCACGCTGGTCGTCGGCGCGATTCTGGTCGCGATCGCCCCCGCGTACACGGAGCGGATGATGGCCGCCGTCCTCGAGGATCCGTTCGGCGCCTTCCTCTACGGGATCCTCTCGCTGCTCGCACTCGGCCTCCTCACCTTCCTGCTAGTCATCACGATCGTCGGCATCTTCGTCGCGATTCCGCTCGTCCTCGTCGCCTACCTGGTGTGGGCGGTCGGCGCCGCCGTCGGCTACCTCGCCAT
This portion of the Haloterrigena gelatinilytica genome encodes:
- a CDS encoding zinc ribbon domain-containing protein — encoded protein: MRSTSARSTRLQREIDELVARGWTIEEEAPDHVVMVDREFGSLVSHLLVAILTFWFSMGLGNVVWGAYNYVANSRRRVLWEDGRDCPNCGASASPDAAYCPDCGEDLASGRSSSATVVCPDCEAAVDAGSRYCPNCGTRLADAVGERTDAVDSGAGAVDDGTDTFDTGS